In Musa acuminata AAA Group cultivar baxijiao chromosome BXJ2-10, Cavendish_Baxijiao_AAA, whole genome shotgun sequence, a genomic segment contains:
- the LOC103973470 gene encoding pectinesterase-like, translating to MSAFQDFGPLSERRRAERQQIKRKRLMIAGATTSVVLVLAVVGVVVQYKANGPSDSGDSDGSSASGGSASKRAFHTSSAIQVMCSSTDYESACQSSLKKFVNESSKPKDLVRAAVSALVDEVGMAFNKSDSIKSDDPSVKDAVGICKEMHRYAVNDLAKVLSTIDAHHLDKLPEQVHELKNWLSAVAASQQTCIEGFPEGDLKTKMQTAMTSAKQITSNALAIVGKMSSFLSLLHVSGFHRRLLEAEPVEPAYHEDGAPSWVSDSDRRILLSKATKQLTPNVTVAKDGSGDFTTISDALAKIPKNYEGRYVIHVKEGVYEETVLVDNYMVNVTMYGDGSRKTVVAGSKNFIDGVKTFNTATFAAVADGFVAIAMGFQNTAGAAKHQAVALRVQSDRAIFLNCRMEGYQDTLYAHSHRQFYRGCLISGTIDFIFGDASAVFQNCIMTVRRPLDNQQNIVLAQGRNIPQEDTGFIVQKCRFVADDALVPDVAKIPSYLARPWQEYSHTVIMESDIGSFIHPDGYTPWNGDFALATLSYREYNNKGPGADTSKRVNWPGFKVIGQNEAKAYTIAPFIQGDDWIPKTGTPVRLGLYGQ from the exons ATGTCTGCCTTTCAGGACTTTGGGCCCCTCTCGGAGCGCCGGAGGGCCGAAAGGCAGCAGATTAAGCGGAAGCGCCTCATGATCGCTGGCGCCACCACCTCCGTCGTGCTGGTCCTCGCGGTGGTCGGCGTCGTGGTTCAATACAAAGCCAATGGCCCCAGCGACTCGGGCGATTCTGACGGGTCGAGCGCCTCCGGCGGTTCCGCCTCCAAGCGGGCATTCCACACCAGCTCGGCCATTCAGGTCATGTGTTCGTCGACCGACTACGAGAGTGCCTGCCAGTCGAGCCTGAAGAAATTCGTCAATGAGAGTTCGAAGCCCAAGGACCTGGTGAGGGCAGCCGTCTCCGCCCTCGTCGACGAGGTTGGCATGGCCTTCAACAAGTCCGACTCCATCAAGTCCGACGACCCGTCGGTGAAGGACGCCGTCGGTATCTGCAAGGAGATGCACCGGTACGCCGTGAATGACCTGGCGAAGGTGTTGAGCACCATCGACGCGCACCACCTCGACAAGCTCCCCGAGCAGGTCCACGAGCTGAAGAACTGGCTGAGCGCCGTCGCCGCCTCCCAACAGACGTGCATCGAGGGATTCCCGGAGGGGGACCTGAAAACCAAGATGCAGACTGCCATGACTTCCGCGAAGCAGATTACGAGCAATGCTTTGGCCATCGTCGGAAAGATgtcctccttcctctctctccTTCACGTCTCCGGCTTCCATCGCCGCCTCCTTGAAGCAGAGCCGGTCGAGCCGGCCTACCATGAAGATGGTGCGCCTTCATGGGTGTCCGACAGCGACCGCAGGATACTTCTGAGTAAAGCCACCAAGCAACTCACGCCCAATGTTACGGTCGCCAAGGATGGAAGCGGAGATTTCACCACCATTTCGGATGCACTCGCCAAGATTCCAAAGAATTATGAAGGAAG GTATGTGATCCACGTGAAGGAGGGAGTGTACGAGGAGACTGTGTTGGTCGACAATTACATGGTAAACGTCACCATGTATGGCGATGGTTCAAGGAAGACAGTGGTCGCCGGGAGCAAGAACTTCATTGACGGCGTGAAGACCTTCAACACCGCAACCTTCG CTGCGGTTGCCGATGGGTTCGTGGCCATCGCCATGGGATTCCAGAACACGGCGGGCGCCGCGAAGCACCAGGCGGTGGCGCTCCGCGTGCAATCCGACCGCGCCATCTTCCTCAACTGCAGGATGGAGGGGTACCAGGACACGCTCTACGCCCACAGCCACCGTCAGTTCTACCGCGGCTGCCTCATCAGCGGCACCATCGACTTCATCTTCGGGGACGCGTCCGCCGTGTTCCAGAATTGCATCATGACCGTGCGCCGCCCCCTGGACAACCAGCAGAACATCGTCCTCGCCCAGGGCCGCAACATCCCCCAAGAGGACACCGGCTTCATCGTCCAGAAATGCCGCTTCGTCGCCGACGACGCCCTCGTCCCCGACGTCGCCAAGATCCCCAGCTACCTCGCCCGCCCGTGGCAGGAATACTCTCACACAGTCATCATGGAATCCGACATCGGAAGCTTCATCCACCCCGACGGCTACACGCCATGGAACGGCGACTTCGCCCTGGCCACCTTGTCCTACCGCGAGTACAACAACAAAGGCCCCGGTGCTGACACCTCCAAGCGGGTGAACTGGCCAGGGTTTAAGGTCATTGGCCAGAACGAAGCCAAAGCCTACACCATTGCACCATTCATTCAGGGAGACGACTGGATCCCCAAGACGGGCACGCCTGTTCGCTTGGGTCTCTATGGCCAATGA
- the LOC135624278 gene encoding transcription termination factor MTERF4, chloroplastic-like, whose product MNFVVRRKPPLFSISRPLPLLPNPACHASAAGEASASRRSRYSTAVPGEKGSPSSSLSSSSKFPEYELPSVTWGVIQGRKERLVSRVIISDYLKSLGIAPDELADLELPSSVDVMRERVDFLTRLGLSVDDLNAYPLLLACSVRKNMIPVLGYLEKLGVPRPHLGEFVRAYPQVLHASVVVELAPVVKFLRGLDVERSDIPYVLQRYPELLGFKPEGTMSTSVGYLVSIGLWPRDIGPMVTQYPFFLGMRVGTTIKPLVEFLVSLGFPKRILAKMLEKRPYILGYDLEETVKPNVDALLSFGVRRESLPSVIAQFPQILGLPLKAKLSTQQYFFNLKLKIDPDGFTRAMEKMPQIVSLHQSVMLKPIEFLRGRGIPDEDVANMVVKCPQLLACRVELMKNSYYFFKSEMKQPVQELFEFPEYFTYSLESRIKPRYQRLVNKGIRCTLDWFLNCSDQRFEERLRGDYIEADAPGPPFVMGGKLEMPRSHLVSDKEEDESDEEVLYRRTISL is encoded by the coding sequence atgaatTTTGTAGTCCGAAGAAAACCCCCACTGTTCTCGATCTCTCGCCCCCTTCCTCTGCTCCCAAACCCTGCCTGCCATGCGTCGGCTGCCGGAGAGGCCTCCGCCAGCCGCCGATCCCGCTACTCCACCGCCGTCCCCGGGGAGAAGGGATCGCCTTCGTCGTCGTTGTCCTCCTCCTCCAAGTTCCCTGAGTACGAGCTTCCGTCGGTGACATGGGGCGTCATCCAGGGGCGCAAGGAGCGCCTGGTGTCGCGCGTCATCATCTCCGACTATCTCAAGTCTCTGGGCATCGCCCCCGACGAGCTCGCCGACCTCGAGCTGCCCTCCTCCGTCGACGTCATGCGCGAGCGCGTCGACTTCCTCACCCGCCTTGGCCTCTCCGTCGATGACCTCAACGCCTACCCGCTCCTCCTTGCTTGCAGCGTCCGCAAGAACATGATACCCGTCCTCGGCTACCTCGAGAAGCTCGGCGTTCCTCGTCCCCACCTCGGCGAATTTGTCCGCGCCTACCCTCAGGTCCTCCACGCCAGTGTCGTCGTCGAGCTCGCACCCGTCGTCAAGTTCCTCCGCGGCCTCGACGTCGAGCGATCTGACATCCCCTATGTCCTCCAGCGCTATCCGGAGCTCCTAGGCTTCAAGCCCGAGGGCACCATGAGCACCTCCGTCGGCTACCTCGTCAGCATCGGCCTCTGGCCCCGGGACATCGGACCCATGGTCACCCAATACCCCTTCTTCCTTGGCATGCGCGTCGGCACCACCATCAAGCCCCTCGTTGAGTTCTTGGTGTCCCTTGGCTTCCCCAAGCGGATCCTCGCCAAGATGCTCGAGAAGCGACCCTACATCCTTGGCTATGATCTCGAGGAGACAGTCAAGCCAAATGTTGATGCTCTCCTCAGTTTTGGGGTGCGCAGAGAGTCCCTGCCATCGGTCATCGCCCAATTCCCCCAGATTCTCGGACTGCCCCTCAAAGCTAAGCTCTCGACGCAGCAATACTTCTTCAATTTGAAACTCAAGATAGATCCTGATGGGTTCACGCGGGCGATGGAGAAGATGCCCCAGATTGTAAGTCTCCATCAAAGTGTTATGTTGAAGCCTATCGAGTTTTTACGGGGCCGTGGCATCCCGGATGAGGATGTGGCTAACATGGTCGTCAAGTGTCCTCAGTTGCTTGCCTGTCGGGTCGAGCTTATGAAGAATAGCTATTACTTCTTCAAGAGTGAGATGAAACAGCCCGTGCAGGAGTTGTTTGAGTTCCCAGAGTACTTTACATATAGCCTAGAGTCCCGGATCAAGCCAAGGTACCAGAGGCTGGTAAATAAAGGAATCAGATGTACACTGGATTGGTTCTTGAATTGTAGCGATCAGAGGTTCGAGGAGAGGTTGCGGGGTGATTATATTGAGGCAGATGCCCCGGGCCCGCCTTTTGTCATGGGTGGGAAATTAGAAATGCCAAGAAGCCACTTGGTCTCGGACAAAGAGGAGGATGAAAGTGATGAGGAAGTGCTCTACCGACGAACCATTTCACTTTAG